From a single Microcoleus sp. FACHB-672 genomic region:
- a CDS encoding Uma2 family endonuclease — MSRLQAKLQIDTWVNATWEEYLLVISDPAYEKARGYYYNGRMRLEMSPLGNPHSRDHFIVIAAIALFASIRGIDLDGHDNCTYRKAGSEEAQPDVSFYLGENAEIVPWEATIIDLDTYPTPDLVIEVAYSSLADDKGEKRLLYESLGVREYWIIDVQNVQVIAFEIQNRGSRRIEQSQVLAGLEIAVLEEAFRRSRQMNHGKVSAWLLSQFQS, encoded by the coding sequence ATGAGCCGGCTACAAGCTAAATTACAAATTGATACTTGGGTGAATGCCACTTGGGAGGAATACCTTCTGGTTATCAGCGATCCTGCCTATGAAAAAGCTAGAGGCTATTACTATAACGGACGCATGAGGTTGGAAATGTCTCCACTTGGTAATCCCCATTCCCGCGATCATTTTATTGTTATTGCGGCGATTGCTCTGTTTGCAAGTATTCGGGGCATCGACTTGGACGGACACGACAACTGTACTTACCGCAAAGCCGGCAGTGAGGAAGCGCAACCGGATGTCTCGTTTTATCTGGGTGAGAATGCAGAGATTGTACCTTGGGAAGCAACCATCATCGATCTGGATACTTACCCAACCCCAGATTTAGTGATTGAAGTTGCTTATTCTTCTCTGGCTGATGACAAAGGGGAGAAACGTTTACTTTACGAATCACTTGGAGTTCGTGAGTATTGGATTATTGACGTGCAAAATGTTCAAGTAATTGCATTTGAGATTCAAAATCGAGGCAGTCGCAGAATTGAGCAATCTCAGGTGCTTGCCGGGTTAGAAATTGCGGTTTTAGAGGAAGCTTTTCGACGGAGCCGACAAATGAATCATGGTAAAGTAAGTGCCTGGTTGCTGTCTCAGTTTCAATCTTGA
- a CDS encoding pentapeptide repeat-containing protein: protein MSHETGVSITKPVGVLKKSIKVNFRDIFKALGKAGVDASFGKWDSLAGDGIEVLAALGLSAGVGEIAWLLVYRSLLQAMQNLVEEKTELESERFNVKALHQQVNAALENSSLTINKKFFDQPEKDSLLNAVQPPFVEWLQSSGLSEAEAQALSYRLPIYFAMALHNEWGNRPKDYAALKEKLDTPFIQANERAQGRLRYSTWLQKQVEEPMFLEAFSLKQVYVPLRAYYSRKCEGHKGDELEARIRGSREEDKIVVDLANELEDWLTKPKKDDAIRLISGDPGSGKSSFAKFFAAKQAEKGTIPVLFIPLHHFEPSDDLVDAVGRFVKADGFLPHNPLDSETGESRLLIIFDGLDELAMQGRVAEKTAQDFVREVQRKVERFNMREPRLQVLISGRQLVVQANSTDFRKEGQIFHVLPYFISENDRKGYVDREELLKQDQRQLWWQYYGKASGLGYEGLPPELDKGNLTEITAQPLLNYLVALSLKRGKLGFSEETNLNVIYDDLLKAIYERGWEGHQHAATQGIEEKDFVRILEEVALAAWHGDGRITTVRAIETHCDNSGLKNLLQRFQEGFKEDSKASVTRLLTAFYFRQSGYKEGEKTFEFTHKSFGEYLTAKRIVREVRLIHKKLQDRKRDPDDGWDERDALHRWALLCGSSRMDEYLFNFVLDEMRLQNLPDADEWQETFCHLIGFMLRHGMPMERLNPRPEFQEENQQARNAEEALLAVLNSCARITEKISRIEGLSLISFGSLISRIQQQRFGPKNSLIFDCLSFLDLSNYLFDMRDFYRANLQKSAFIGSNLHYAMLFGANLYESNLTRTQLPWANLENANLERANLSEANLEGANLSDASLKEANLSDANLERANLSDASLEGANLSDANLEGANLTEANLEGANLSKANLEGANLSDANLEGANLSDANLEGANLEGANLEGANLEGANLEGANLEGANLREANIEGTDLKGLI, encoded by the coding sequence ATGAGCCATGAGACTGGAGTATCAATCACCAAGCCTGTTGGAGTTTTGAAGAAATCCATCAAGGTCAATTTCAGAGATATATTCAAAGCACTGGGTAAAGCTGGAGTTGATGCTAGCTTTGGCAAGTGGGACAGCCTTGCAGGAGACGGAATCGAGGTTCTTGCAGCACTGGGACTGTCGGCAGGAGTTGGTGAAATTGCTTGGTTGCTAGTCTACCGCTCACTACTTCAGGCAATGCAGAATTTGGTGGAAGAGAAGACAGAGCTGGAGAGTGAGCGATTTAATGTTAAGGCGTTACACCAGCAGGTTAACGCAGCTTTAGAGAACAGCAGCCTAACTATCAACAAGAAATTTTTTGACCAGCCTGAAAAAGATTCTCTCCTTAATGCAGTGCAGCCTCCCTTTGTGGAGTGGCTACAGAGTTCTGGACTGAGTGAAGCAGAGGCACAGGCGCTCAGTTATCGGTTACCGATTTACTTTGCAATGGCGCTACATAATGAATGGGGTAATCGCCCGAAAGATTATGCAGCACTCAAAGAAAAACTGGATACTCCCTTTATCCAGGCTAATGAGCGAGCACAAGGAAGGTTGCGCTACTCAACCTGGCTTCAGAAGCAGGTGGAAGAGCCGATGTTTTTGGAAGCCTTCAGTTTGAAACAGGTCTATGTGCCACTACGAGCCTACTACAGCCGCAAATGTGAAGGTCATAAAGGCGATGAATTAGAAGCACGAATTAGAGGGAGTAGGGAAGAGGATAAAATTGTTGTTGATTTGGCAAACGAACTAGAAGACTGGCTTACCAAGCCTAAGAAAGATGATGCGATTCGGTTGATTAGTGGCGATCCAGGGAGTGGTAAGTCCTCCTTTGCCAAGTTTTTTGCTGCAAAGCAGGCAGAAAAAGGAACAATTCCTGTTTTGTTTATTCCACTACATCATTTTGAGCCATCAGATGATCTAGTCGATGCCGTAGGGCGATTTGTAAAAGCAGATGGGTTTCTTCCTCACAATCCGCTTGATTCAGAGACTGGCGAGTCTCGCTTGCTAATTATTTTTGATGGATTAGATGAACTTGCCATGCAGGGCAGGGTTGCCGAAAAAACTGCTCAAGACTTCGTGCGAGAAGTTCAACGAAAAGTTGAACGGTTCAATATGCGTGAGCCTCGCTTGCAGGTATTGATTAGTGGTCGCCAACTGGTTGTTCAAGCAAACAGTACCGACTTTCGTAAAGAGGGGCAAATTTTCCATGTTTTGCCTTACTTTATTTCAGAAAATGATCGCAAGGGCTATGTTGATAGGGAAGAGCTTTTAAAACAGGATCAGCGGCAGCTCTGGTGGCAGTATTACGGTAAGGCAAGTGGTTTGGGGTATGAGGGCTTACCTCCTGAACTAGACAAGGGCAATCTGACCGAAATTACTGCTCAACCGCTGCTGAATTATTTGGTTGCTCTCAGTCTCAAGCGAGGCAAACTTGGATTTTCTGAAGAGACAAACCTAAATGTAATTTATGATGACTTGCTGAAAGCAATCTATGAACGTGGTTGGGAAGGACATCAACATGCCGCAACTCAAGGAATCGAAGAAAAGGATTTTGTTCGCATCCTAGAAGAAGTTGCCTTAGCTGCGTGGCATGGAGATGGGCGAATAACTACTGTTCGAGCTATCGAAACGCATTGCGACAATAGTGGCTTAAAGAATCTACTACAGCGGTTCCAGGAAGGATTTAAGGAAGATTCTAAAGCTAGTGTGACGCGACTACTCACGGCTTTCTACTTCCGGCAAAGTGGCTATAAGGAAGGGGAGAAAACTTTTGAATTCACTCACAAAAGCTTTGGTGAATATCTGACGGCAAAACGCATTGTTCGAGAAGTTCGCCTCATCCATAAAAAACTTCAGGATCGGAAGCGTGATCCTGATGATGGTTGGGATGAACGTGACGCTTTACATCGCTGGGCATTACTCTGTGGCTCCTCTAGAATGGATGAATATTTATTCAACTTTGTTCTGGATGAAATGCGGTTGCAAAATTTACCAGATGCAGATGAATGGCAGGAAACCTTTTGTCATCTGATTGGATTTATGCTGCGACATGGAATGCCAATGGAACGGCTAAATCCTAGACCTGAGTTTCAAGAGGAGAATCAACAAGCACGTAATGCAGAGGAAGCATTACTAGCTGTTTTAAATAGCTGTGCACGTATAACTGAAAAAATTTCGAGGATTGAAGGATTATCTCTAATATCGTTTGGTTCACTGATTTCAAGAATTCAACAACAAAGGTTTGGGCCTAAAAATTCACTTATTTTTGATTGTCTTAGCTTTTTAGATTTAAGTAATTACCTTTTCGATATGCGCGATTTTTATCGTGCAAATTTGCAAAAATCCGCTTTTATTGGCTCTAACTTACATTATGCAATGCTTTTTGGGGCAAATCTTTATGAATCAAATTTAACACGTACTCAACTGCCGTGGGCAAATCTCGAAAATGCTAATCTCGAAAGAGCGAATCTTTCAGAGGCTAATCTCGAAGGAGCGAATCTTTCAGATGCTAGTCTTAAAGAAGCGAATCTTTCAGATGCTAATCTTGAAAGAGCGAATCTTTCAGATGCTAGTCTTGAAGGAGCGAATCTTTCAGATGCTAATCTTGAAGGAGCGAATCTGACAGAAGCAAATCTCGAAGGAGCGAATCTTTCAAAGGCTAATCTCGAAGGAGCTAATCTTTCAGATGCTAATCTCGAAGGAGCTAATCTTTCAGATGCTAATCTCGAAGGAGCAAATCTCGAAGGAGCAAATCTCGAAGGAGCAAATCTCGAAGGAGCAAATCTCGAAGGAGCAAATCTCGAAGGAGCAAATCTGAGAGAAGCAAATATCGAGGGAACAGATTTAAAGGGGTTAATTTGA
- a CDS encoding HIT family protein produces MKKLKNQFSHLTAIERINLSFPAQLLLDKNLIKGKALDFGCGFGNDVKLLQQKGFDVTGYDPYYFPQHPIDKFDTIICFYVLNVLFPEEQANVLMEVSHLLKPGGKAYYAVRRDLKKEGFREHYVHKKPTYQCMVKLPFKSIHSDEYCEIYEYIHYNYQRNSENKCIFCNPYKSLTLVTESATAYAMFDGYPVSKGHVLVVPKRHITNYFELPFKEQSACWFMVNKVQEILTEQFHPAGFNVGMNINRAAGQMMMHANIHIIPRYPGDAGTAKSGMRNVIPKKN; encoded by the coding sequence ATGAAAAAGCTAAAAAATCAATTTAGCCACCTCACGGCAATCGAAAGAATTAATCTATCATTTCCCGCACAGTTGTTATTGGATAAAAATCTAATTAAAGGTAAAGCCTTAGATTTTGGCTGTGGCTTCGGTAATGACGTTAAATTACTGCAACAAAAAGGATTTGATGTTACCGGCTACGATCCTTATTATTTTCCCCAACACCCTATTGACAAATTTGACACAATCATTTGTTTTTATGTCTTAAACGTTTTGTTTCCTGAAGAACAAGCGAACGTTCTCATGGAAGTCTCACATTTATTGAAGCCGGGAGGGAAAGCTTATTATGCAGTCAGAAGAGATTTAAAAAAAGAAGGCTTTCGAGAACATTACGTTCACAAAAAGCCTACCTATCAGTGTATGGTCAAGCTTCCTTTTAAATCAATTCATTCAGATGAGTATTGTGAAATTTATGAATACATTCATTATAACTATCAAAGAAACTCAGAGAATAAGTGCATATTCTGCAATCCCTATAAAAGTCTAACGCTGGTAACAGAATCAGCCACCGCTTATGCCATGTTTGATGGTTATCCCGTAAGTAAGGGTCATGTTTTAGTTGTCCCCAAGCGCCATATCACCAATTATTTTGAACTACCATTTAAAGAGCAATCGGCTTGCTGGTTTATGGTCAACAAAGTTCAAGAAATTTTAACTGAGCAATTTCATCCCGCCGGCTTTAATGTGGGAATGAACATTAATCGAGCTGCCGGCCAGATGATGATGCACGCGAATATTCATATTATCCCTCGTTACCCAGGTGATGCCGGCACTGCTAAAAGTGGCATGAGAAATGTGATTCCTAAGAAAAATTAG
- a CDS encoding MASE1 domain-containing protein, with protein sequence MKAAPRPNWLLKGIIILLLALAYYFTAELGRRLASTPQNVTPVWPPDGFASAGILIFGYWVWPGVWLGSFLANVWAFFDKSSTIAGVISIAKASSIGIGTTLGTLLGGFLLRRSIGNRNPLNHPQDVFKLIFFTGMVGPMVNASAGVITLCLAGNVPWAIFPTVWLTWWISNVAGILIFTPFLICWSYALPSSKQQISAGWQRIKKFRKLFNSNFLLKFTKSLAGQRVGEAILLPGFVLALSLIPFWQGTPVEYMLIPVLVLAAFRFGQRGATLLIVLVAAVAVLGTVNGQGSFVRENFNDSLVLLQSFIGVIVLTTLTLTAVITQQRKAENTLRQSEADIRQKSHDLEYALSELKRTQVQLIQGEKMSILGQLVAGVAHEINNPVNFITGNLDHANDYIEDLLDLIDLYQEHYPHPVQAIEDKTEEIDLDFLLEDLPKLLSSMKIGADRICKIVVSLRTFSRIDEAEFKAVDIHAGIDSTLLILESRLKAKPERPAIQIIKEYGNLSLVECYPGQLNQVFMNILVNAIDALEERDKERAFAEIQQLPSEICISTKITSEHRVAIKISDNGSGIPEQVKQRIFEPFFTTKPAGKGTGMGMSISYQIITEAHGGLLKCHSWPGKGTEFVIEIPLQKQQPNDKTLQS encoded by the coding sequence ATGAAGGCCGCTCCTCGTCCGAATTGGCTGCTCAAGGGCATTATCATTTTGCTGCTAGCGCTCGCTTACTACTTTACTGCTGAATTAGGACGAAGACTGGCTTCCACTCCCCAAAATGTTACTCCAGTTTGGCCGCCTGATGGCTTTGCCTCCGCCGGCATCTTAATATTTGGATATTGGGTTTGGCCGGGTGTTTGGCTTGGCTCGTTTCTCGCTAATGTTTGGGCTTTCTTTGATAAATCCAGTACGATTGCCGGCGTAATTTCTATTGCGAAAGCATCAAGTATTGGCATTGGTACAACTTTAGGAACCCTACTCGGAGGATTTCTCCTGCGGCGCTCAATAGGAAACCGCAATCCCCTCAATCATCCGCAAGATGTGTTCAAGTTGATCTTCTTCACCGGCATGGTAGGGCCAATGGTAAATGCGAGTGCCGGCGTCATCACGCTTTGTTTAGCCGGCAATGTGCCTTGGGCAATTTTCCCAACCGTTTGGCTAACTTGGTGGATATCTAATGTTGCGGGAATTTTAATTTTTACACCGTTCTTAATTTGCTGGAGTTACGCCTTACCCAGCTCCAAACAGCAAATAAGTGCCGGCTGGCAGCGAATTAAAAAATTTAGAAAGCTATTTAACTCCAACTTTCTCCTGAAATTCACCAAATCTTTAGCCGGTCAACGCGTTGGTGAAGCAATTCTTCTACCTGGATTCGTGTTAGCCCTTAGTTTAATTCCTTTCTGGCAAGGCACACCTGTAGAATATATGCTGATTCCCGTCTTAGTCTTAGCAGCATTTCGCTTTGGGCAAAGAGGGGCTACTTTACTGATTGTTTTAGTTGCAGCCGTCGCAGTTTTGGGAACCGTTAACGGTCAGGGTTCCTTTGTGCGAGAAAACTTTAACGACTCTCTTGTACTTCTGCAATCATTTATTGGGGTTATTGTCTTAACCACGCTAACACTAACTGCTGTAATTACCCAGCAACGCAAAGCAGAAAATACCCTGCGTCAGTCAGAAGCAGACATCCGTCAAAAATCCCACGATTTGGAATATGCGCTGAGCGAACTCAAACGCACACAAGTGCAATTAATTCAAGGCGAAAAAATGTCGATTTTAGGTCAACTGGTTGCCGGAGTTGCTCACGAAATCAATAACCCAGTTAATTTCATCACCGGCAATCTTGACCACGCCAATGATTATATTGAGGACTTGCTCGATTTAATCGATTTATACCAAGAACACTATCCCCATCCAGTTCAAGCAATTGAAGATAAAACTGAGGAAATTGACCTTGATTTTTTACTCGAAGATTTACCCAAACTGCTTTCTTCAATGAAGATAGGAGCGGATCGCATTTGCAAAATTGTCGTTTCCCTCCGGACTTTCTCGCGAATTGATGAAGCTGAATTTAAAGCCGTTGATATTCACGCCGGCATCGATAGTACCTTACTGATTTTGGAAAGCCGGCTCAAAGCGAAACCGGAACGCCCAGCAATTCAAATTATTAAAGAATATGGCAATTTATCACTCGTTGAATGTTATCCTGGACAACTCAATCAAGTCTTCATGAATATTCTAGTGAATGCGATTGATGCCCTAGAAGAACGGGATAAAGAGCGAGCATTTGCAGAGATTCAACAACTGCCTAGTGAAATTTGCATCAGTACCAAAATCACGAGCGAGCATCGAGTTGCGATTAAAATTTCCGATAATGGGTCAGGAATCCCCGAACAGGTCAAACAACGAATTTTTGAACCATTTTTTACAACCAAACCTGCCGGCAAAGGGACAGGAATGGGAATGTCAATTAGCTATCAAATTATTACCGAAGCGCATGGCGGGCTGCTTAAATGTCATTCATGGCCAGGAAAGGGGACAGAATTTGTGATTGAAATTCCCTTGCAAAAGCAGCAACCCAACGACAAAACTTTACAAAGCTAA
- a CDS encoding ATP-binding protein: MLNFSPDSPTDIVNLLDISAPFELVGRQAQFQRITQVLARDGDLLIAGVPGSGRRTLVRRAAQEVGVKILEVDCIRVTDGQRFVQLLCESIEQAFQSAAAQALIAEWIERKAAELFVLNDEGSGRQRLKPVRTQSQEQQWRAFERLLPLLQSLAESSGEPVVLILESFPHIRSWDRNGVWEKFLRKEIERQTQVSYVLVATIAETCIHPDELGNNLEIVQLAPLADDVVAAWVQEVLHTEALRFDPRSQALELFVNAVQGHLGDASALVRRLKSARVSDGLIRDWHVQQAIQELLADLSMVFESLLMLLPANQAHLLESLALDPTDKPQSRDYIHKHYLSRGGSLQGAIAGLQHKGLIYGSEQGYRLALPLFALWLRQRLS; encoded by the coding sequence ATGCTTAACTTTAGCCCTGACTCGCCCACCGATATAGTCAATCTTTTGGATATATCTGCACCGTTTGAATTAGTTGGCCGGCAAGCGCAATTCCAGCGAATTACCCAAGTTTTAGCCCGTGATGGCGACCTACTAATTGCTGGAGTGCCGGGAAGCGGACGGCGAACTCTGGTGCGGCGGGCGGCTCAGGAAGTTGGAGTTAAAATCCTGGAGGTTGACTGCATTCGGGTTACCGATGGTCAGCGCTTCGTGCAACTGCTGTGCGAGAGCATAGAGCAGGCTTTTCAAAGTGCAGCTGCTCAAGCGCTGATAGCAGAGTGGATTGAACGCAAGGCAGCGGAATTATTCGTGCTGAACGACGAAGGAAGTGGCAGACAGCGGCTCAAACCTGTTCGGACTCAGAGCCAAGAGCAGCAATGGAGAGCATTTGAGCGCTTACTCCCTCTCCTGCAGAGTTTAGCGGAATCTTCCGGCGAACCAGTGGTGCTGATTTTAGAAAGCTTTCCCCATATCCGCTCTTGGGATCGCAATGGGGTTTGGGAAAAATTTTTGCGGAAAGAGATTGAGCGTCAGACTCAGGTGAGTTATGTACTGGTGGCAACAATCGCAGAAACCTGCATTCATCCCGATGAACTGGGCAATAATTTGGAAATCGTGCAGCTGGCTCCCTTAGCTGATGATGTGGTTGCTGCTTGGGTTCAGGAAGTCTTGCATACTGAAGCGCTGAGGTTCGATCCGCGATCGCAAGCGCTGGAACTCTTTGTCAATGCGGTGCAGGGACACTTAGGCGATGCTTCGGCACTGGTGCGACGCCTCAAGTCGGCACGAGTGTCTGACGGGCTAATTCGCGATTGGCACGTGCAGCAGGCTATCCAAGAATTACTAGCCGACTTATCAATGGTCTTCGAGTCGTTACTGATGCTGCTACCAGCCAATCAGGCGCATCTGTTGGAGTCTCTGGCGTTAGACCCGACTGACAAGCCACAAAGTCGAGATTACATTCACAAGCATTACTTATCCAGAGGGGGCAGTCTCCAAGGCGCGATCGCGGGATTGCAGCACAAAGGCTTGATTTATGGTTCTGAACAAGGCTACCGACTGGCTCTGCCTCTGTTTGCTTTGTGGCTTCGCCAGCGCTTGAGTTAA
- a CDS encoding cation:proton antiporter subunit C yields MLEAFVFATILCGFLGIILKKNLVMKIISMDVMSTGVIAYYVLIASRDGLFTPIISDAAKGDYADPVPQAVILTGIVIGFSIQCLMLVGVMKLARDNPTLETNEIEKSNTP; encoded by the coding sequence GTGTTAGAAGCATTTGTCTTCGCAACAATCTTGTGCGGATTTCTCGGCATTATCCTTAAAAAGAACCTAGTTATGAAGATCATTTCTATGGATGTCATGAGCACAGGCGTTATCGCCTATTACGTGCTGATTGCATCGCGAGATGGTTTATTCACGCCCATTATTTCAGACGCCGCAAAAGGGGATTACGCCGATCCGGTCCCCCAGGCGGTCATCTTGACAGGGATTGTGATTGGCTTTTCGATTCAGTGCTTAATGCTGGTCGGTGTCATGAAGTTGGCACGGGATAATCCCACCCTGGAAACCAACGAGATCGAGAAGAGCAATACCCCATGA
- a CDS encoding cation:proton antiporter has translation MNTITLAWIALPFFLGFTIYLFPKLDKTLALFTAFASAAYALQLFVEQSPLKLELLDHFSVTLIVDQLSGYFILTNALVTAAVILYCWHSDKTTFFYAQAIILHGSLNAAFACADFISLYVALEVSGIAAFLLITYTRTDRSIWVGLRYLFISNTAMLFYLVGAVLAYQTNHSFSFASLRGAPPEALALIFLGLLIKGGIFVSGLWLPLTHSESETPVSALLSGVVVKAGVYPLVRCALMVDELDPLIRIFGVGTALLGVFYAVFEKDAKRMLAFHTVSQLGFILAAPAVGGFYALTHGLVKSALFLIAGALPSRNFKELQNRPINTTVWIALVIASFSISGFPLLSGFGAKVLTTKNLLPWQAIAMNVAALGTAISFAKFIFLPHKADGEEVVKPGFWPATILLLGGLFAANVVYYEAYTLENIVKPLATIGLGWLAYLLIFKRSVLKLPRVMEQFEHLIGGMSLMLILLFWMVMA, from the coding sequence ATGAATACCATTACCCTGGCATGGATCGCACTACCATTTTTCTTGGGGTTCACCATTTATCTGTTCCCCAAACTTGACAAAACCCTCGCATTGTTCACCGCATTTGCCTCTGCTGCCTATGCGTTGCAGCTATTTGTCGAACAGTCGCCACTGAAACTAGAGTTACTCGATCATTTCAGCGTCACATTAATAGTCGATCAGTTAAGCGGCTACTTTATCTTGACCAATGCGCTGGTAACAGCCGCAGTCATCCTCTACTGTTGGCACAGCGATAAGACGACTTTCTTTTATGCACAAGCCATCATTTTGCATGGCAGCCTCAATGCCGCGTTCGCCTGTGCCGACTTTATCAGTTTATACGTGGCGCTAGAGGTCAGCGGGATTGCCGCGTTTCTCTTGATTACCTATACTCGCACCGATCGCTCGATTTGGGTTGGCTTGCGCTATCTGTTTATCAGCAACACGGCAATGCTGTTTTATCTGGTGGGCGCGGTGCTTGCCTATCAGACCAATCATTCGTTTAGTTTTGCAAGTTTGCGCGGGGCACCTCCAGAGGCGCTAGCCCTGATCTTTCTGGGACTCTTAATTAAAGGGGGAATCTTTGTATCGGGATTGTGGCTACCGTTGACCCACTCGGAATCGGAGACGCCGGTATCGGCATTGCTGTCGGGAGTTGTGGTCAAAGCCGGCGTCTATCCGCTAGTGCGTTGTGCGCTAATGGTGGATGAACTCGATCCACTCATCCGGATTTTCGGAGTAGGGACAGCCCTGCTAGGTGTGTTCTATGCCGTCTTTGAAAAGGATGCCAAGCGGATGCTGGCGTTTCACACGGTTTCGCAGTTAGGCTTTATCCTCGCTGCCCCAGCCGTAGGTGGCTTTTATGCACTGACTCACGGCTTGGTCAAATCGGCACTCTTCCTGATTGCAGGTGCTTTACCGAGCCGAAACTTCAAGGAACTCCAAAACAGGCCGATCAATACAACAGTCTGGATTGCTCTGGTCATTGCCAGTTTCTCGATCTCAGGCTTTCCCTTGTTGTCCGGCTTTGGGGCGAAGGTGTTGACGACGAAAAATTTACTGCCCTGGCAAGCGATCGCCATGAACGTTGCGGCTTTAGGAACAGCAATCTCGTTTGCCAAATTCATATTCTTGCCGCATAAAGCGGACGGCGAGGAGGTAGTAAAGCCCGGTTTCTGGCCGGCAACGATCCTGCTGCTCGGTGGTCTGTTTGCGGCAAACGTTGTCTATTACGAGGCGTATACCCTTGAGAATATCGTGAAACCACTGGCAACTATCGGCCTGGGTTGGTTAGCGTATCTTTTGATTTTCAAGCGATCCGTACTCAAGCTGCCCCGTGTTATGGAGCAATTTGAGCATCTGATCGGTGGGATGAGTCTAATGTTAATCCTGCTCTTCTGGATGGTAATGGCATGA
- a CDS encoding Na+/H+ antiporter subunit E yields the protein MIGYLNLILRLTIWFLLTANLSPANIIIGVSIALLLPGRPKAPGRLKDWLRALWETLVAIPQAYMEAFEMIVRPHNYEEVTMEQVKPGRTPGLIFLDIFLITFTPKTIVLKYHENGWYEVHWVRRRRKA from the coding sequence ATGATTGGCTATCTGAATCTGATATTGCGACTGACCATCTGGTTTTTGCTCACCGCTAATCTGAGTCCGGCAAATATCATCATCGGTGTCAGCATCGCACTTCTATTACCAGGACGCCCCAAAGCCCCAGGACGATTGAAGGACTGGCTGCGGGCGCTGTGGGAAACCCTCGTGGCGATTCCGCAGGCATATATGGAAGCCTTTGAAATGATCGTCCGTCCCCATAATTACGAAGAGGTGACGATGGAACAAGTCAAACCCGGACGGACACCTGGACTCATCTTTCTGGATATCTTTCTGATCACCTTTACGCCCAAAACCATTGTCTTGAAGTACCACGAAAATGGCTGGTACGAAGTCCACTGGGTACGAAGGAGGAGAAAAGCATGA
- a CDS encoding monovalent cation/H(+) antiporter subunit G, whose translation MITALSYTCIGIGIFFWFWGTFPLIGDRSVLFKLHTLSVADTLGSMLIMVGLLLPKVPSEWPLLILGIITLAIWNTVLGYVLAYGSSSGGNQS comes from the coding sequence ATGATCACCGCACTTAGTTACACCTGCATCGGTATAGGAATTTTCTTCTGGTTTTGGGGAACCTTCCCCCTAATCGGAGATCGCTCGGTATTATTCAAGCTGCATACTCTTTCGGTTGCAGATACGCTCGGCTCGATGCTGATCATGGTCGGACTGCTGCTTCCAAAAGTACCTAGCGAATGGCCATTGCTCATCCTTGGCATTATCACTTTAGCAATCTGGAATACAGTGCTGGGGTATGTGTTGGCATACGGTTCCAGCAGTGGAGGGAATCAATCATGA
- a CDS encoding DUF4040 domain-containing protein: MNDSYIYVITALMPLSALMLLLQTNPYHALVIQGIQGAVATLVFAVLGAADVALTQALMGTLLAITLYAIAVRSSLVMRLGVLEDGASKTDDESHLGQLMNELRTIFGKHYMRLEVVPYTNTQALHRALMDKEIHATCARREYDNQDLVASQDEQQPYHTTTRVQRLYEIMRTELSSPAINLTYVNAPDSGEKHL, encoded by the coding sequence ATGAATGATAGCTATATCTATGTCATAACCGCGCTGATGCCGTTGTCCGCGCTCATGCTGCTACTTCAGACCAATCCATACCATGCCCTGGTAATCCAGGGAATACAGGGAGCGGTAGCAACATTAGTATTTGCGGTTTTAGGGGCGGCGGATGTTGCTTTGACGCAAGCTTTGATGGGTACGCTGCTTGCGATTACGCTTTATGCGATCGCAGTGCGTTCATCCCTGGTGATGCGTCTTGGTGTACTCGAAGACGGGGCGAGCAAGACAGATGACGAGTCCCATTTAGGGCAACTGATGAATGAGTTACGAACAATTTTCGGCAAACACTATATGCGTCTTGAGGTAGTCCCGTACACGAATACACAGGCTTTGCACCGGGCGCTGATGGATAAAGAAATCCATGCGACCTGTGCCAGACGAGAATACGATAATCAAGACCTCGTAGCGAGTCAGGACGAACAGCAACCCTATCACACCACAACTAGGGTTCAACGCCTCTATGAGATCATGCGAACCGAACTTTCGTCACCAGCAATAAACCTAACCTATGTAAATGCACCGGATTCAGGGGAGAAACATCTATGA